One genomic segment of Rubripirellula amarantea includes these proteins:
- a CDS encoding DUF1552 domain-containing protein codes for MFSRVDRRTFLRASGVSLALPMLESMSPAWASSASEPPKRMVFVCTALGLHPPHLWPTTPGENYESTPYLDLLSKHRQDFTLFSGLQHEDQTGRQPHDSEMTFLTAARKPGMSGFRNTISVDQVAANAIGNVTRFSSISLGSMKSQSQSYTSGGVMIPAETSPANMFAKLFLKGKPEEVIRQRQRLVDGQSILDGLGSETKRLKSKASASDNHLLDDYFESVRKAESMITDRQGWMTKPKPVVDTEGPSDVHDPADLIGRAQLLMDLVPLIVQSDSTRVISVMIQDHYVVPKVEGVTGNHHNLSHHGQDPSKIAQLEKIERGIVGCFDSLLSQLKAKSEQGSSLLDNTSVLFGSNLGNANAHHAKNVPVFLAGGGFQHGRYVAKKEGTPLCDLYVRMLNQSGIETESFGQSGGELSW; via the coding sequence ATGTTTTCTCGAGTCGATCGTCGTACTTTTTTGCGTGCATCGGGGGTGTCGTTAGCGCTGCCGATGTTGGAGTCGATGTCGCCGGCATGGGCGTCGTCGGCAAGTGAGCCTCCGAAGCGAATGGTGTTCGTCTGCACGGCGCTGGGATTGCACCCTCCGCACCTCTGGCCAACGACACCGGGTGAGAACTACGAGTCGACGCCTTACCTCGATCTATTGAGCAAACATCGCCAGGACTTCACTCTGTTTTCAGGCTTGCAGCACGAAGACCAAACCGGAAGGCAACCGCACGATAGCGAGATGACGTTTCTAACTGCGGCACGAAAGCCGGGGATGAGTGGTTTTCGAAACACAATTTCCGTTGATCAGGTGGCAGCGAATGCAATCGGTAACGTGACTCGTTTTTCATCGATCTCGCTCGGCTCGATGAAGTCGCAAAGCCAGTCCTACACCAGCGGCGGCGTGATGATTCCAGCCGAGACGAGTCCTGCGAATATGTTCGCGAAATTGTTCTTGAAAGGAAAACCGGAAGAGGTGATCCGGCAACGACAACGTTTGGTCGATGGACAAAGCATTCTTGACGGCCTTGGCAGTGAGACCAAACGACTAAAAAGCAAAGCCAGCGCGAGTGACAACCACTTGCTTGACGACTACTTCGAGTCCGTCCGCAAAGCAGAGTCGATGATTACGGATCGTCAAGGTTGGATGACTAAGCCCAAGCCCGTTGTCGATACCGAGGGGCCTAGCGATGTTCACGATCCTGCGGATCTAATTGGCCGTGCACAATTGTTGATGGATCTCGTACCGCTGATTGTGCAATCCGATTCAACTCGAGTGATCAGCGTGATGATTCAAGATCACTATGTGGTTCCCAAAGTCGAGGGTGTCACGGGCAACCATCACAACCTGTCGCATCACGGTCAAGATCCAAGCAAGATTGCCCAGCTCGAAAAGATTGAACGTGGCATTGTCGGTTGTTTCGATAGTCTTCTCAGTCAACTGAAGGCGAAGTCAGAGCAGGGATCAAGTTTGCTCGACAACACGTCGGTGCTCTTCGGTAGCAATCTGGGGAACGCAAACGCTCACCACGCCAAGAACGTGCCGGTCTTTCTCGCTGGTGGCGGATTCCAGCACGGTCGCTACGTCGCCAAGAAGGAGGGGACTCCGCTTTGTGACCTGTACGTCCGAATGCTGAACCAGAGCGGTATTGAAACCGAGTCGTTTGGACAAAGCGGTGGCGAGCTAAGTTGGTAA
- a CDS encoding DUF1592 domain-containing protein, with translation MILRSTYVALLVVTFCGFCAPADAFDDQVSALIEKSCIDCHDASTDTELNFDSLGHDLSDAATFHAWERVFERVSKGEMPPATAERPEARLVGVALASLKKSLLHASTDQQRRVGRVPARRLTKTELSYTLRDLLKIQSDVTSDVPDEVESGSFDTVGANQRISAVHMESYLKAANQALDIAINLDRNPFKARANDFGYLDEWHEKPLNLGGSVTRKLPNHVGYALFRDLDYLTHFQFPVAVPGTHRISAEVAAFQTASDVTAKLIVKDQSGSARLIKAIDVPPGDPKPIVVETFLQPGDIPYLTLDLGPNNFGVFAAGGAKHYRGPGLAVFSQKVEGPVFASWPPPSTYALFRDAEIQSKGDRFEVRSNDDALSTLRNQVADFAPRAFRRPVTDDEIDRFVELAKPAINEGRDLVSASRIVLCSILSSPQFLLFEGEPGRINDYAFASRLSYFLWKSMPDDELFSLAAEGKLSGNVLTAQIDRMLDDEKSQRFVQDFLGQWMRLNKINATTPDEKLYPEYDELLANAISQEPELFFAQLIRSNLSIRELIDSDFTFLNSRLAKLYGIEGVEGLEFRKVQLPANSPRGGILTQAATLKTTANGTTTSPVTRGNFVLTNFLGTPPSPPPAGIGSIEPDTRGKTTIREILAAHRNIETCNQCHREIDPPGFALESFDPIGQFRTHYRVSGSGGFLAAFSGATFHDGPQVDASGTTADGEHFDGIEEFKQHLVREEDQVARHFVSQLIAYSTGSEIQFADRMTVDGILEQSKNNQYRVRDIIHAVIQSEVFRIK, from the coding sequence ATGATTCTGCGTTCCACCTATGTTGCGCTTCTAGTAGTTACGTTCTGTGGGTTTTGTGCGCCTGCCGATGCGTTTGACGATCAAGTCAGTGCGCTGATCGAAAAGTCCTGTATCGACTGCCACGATGCAAGCACGGACACCGAACTCAATTTCGATTCGCTTGGCCATGATCTTTCTGATGCAGCGACCTTTCACGCTTGGGAGAGAGTGTTTGAACGAGTTTCCAAAGGTGAAATGCCGCCTGCCACCGCGGAAAGACCCGAGGCGAGACTCGTTGGCGTTGCTTTGGCGTCGCTCAAGAAATCACTTTTGCACGCGAGTACGGACCAGCAACGACGCGTCGGTCGAGTTCCCGCGAGGCGATTGACCAAGACCGAACTCAGCTACACTTTGCGCGACCTATTAAAGATCCAAAGCGACGTTACGAGCGACGTTCCCGATGAGGTGGAATCGGGAAGCTTTGATACCGTGGGCGCAAACCAACGGATCTCGGCCGTGCACATGGAAAGTTATCTGAAAGCAGCAAACCAAGCCTTAGATATAGCGATCAACCTCGATCGCAATCCATTCAAAGCTCGAGCAAACGATTTCGGGTACTTGGACGAATGGCACGAGAAGCCGCTTAATCTGGGTGGAAGCGTGACTCGAAAGTTGCCAAACCATGTTGGGTACGCGTTGTTTCGAGACCTCGACTATCTCACCCACTTTCAGTTTCCTGTAGCGGTGCCGGGCACTCACCGCATCTCGGCTGAGGTTGCTGCGTTTCAGACGGCATCGGATGTGACCGCAAAGCTAATCGTGAAAGATCAAAGCGGTAGTGCGAGACTTATCAAGGCGATCGACGTACCGCCGGGTGATCCCAAACCCATCGTAGTCGAGACCTTTCTGCAACCGGGGGACATACCGTATCTGACGCTCGACCTTGGCCCCAATAACTTTGGTGTCTTCGCCGCGGGCGGTGCCAAACACTATCGAGGTCCCGGGTTAGCTGTATTCTCGCAAAAAGTCGAAGGTCCCGTGTTTGCGTCCTGGCCTCCGCCGAGCACGTATGCATTGTTCCGAGATGCAGAAATACAATCCAAGGGGGATCGTTTCGAAGTGCGATCGAACGACGACGCGTTATCGACGCTTAGAAACCAGGTTGCCGATTTTGCACCGCGCGCTTTCCGGCGGCCTGTGACCGACGATGAAATTGACCGATTCGTCGAGCTGGCCAAGCCAGCGATCAATGAAGGACGCGATCTAGTCAGCGCTTCACGCATCGTGCTGTGCTCGATACTAAGTTCACCTCAGTTTCTTTTGTTCGAGGGTGAGCCCGGACGGATCAACGATTACGCATTTGCAAGTCGATTGTCGTACTTCTTGTGGAAGAGCATGCCGGATGACGAACTGTTCTCGCTGGCCGCAGAAGGGAAACTGTCCGGCAATGTTCTGACCGCTCAGATCGATCGCATGCTTGACGATGAAAAGTCTCAACGCTTCGTTCAGGACTTTCTTGGACAATGGATGCGTTTGAACAAAATTAATGCCACCACACCCGACGAGAAACTATACCCCGAGTACGACGAACTGCTCGCCAATGCGATCTCGCAAGAACCGGAACTGTTTTTCGCCCAATTAATTCGATCCAATTTGAGTATTCGCGAATTAATCGATTCTGATTTCACATTCTTGAATTCTCGCCTAGCTAAGCTCTATGGCATTGAGGGTGTCGAAGGATTGGAGTTTCGCAAAGTTCAGCTACCAGCCAACAGTCCACGTGGTGGAATCCTAACCCAAGCGGCAACGCTAAAGACGACGGCCAACGGCACAACAACGTCCCCGGTAACGCGAGGGAACTTTGTGTTAACCAATTTTCTTGGGACTCCGCCGTCACCTCCACCCGCTGGCATCGGATCAATCGAGCCGGATACTCGCGGGAAGACCACGATCCGCGAGATCTTGGCAGCCCATCGGAATATCGAAACGTGCAACCAGTGTCATCGCGAGATCGATCCACCTGGCTTTGCACTGGAAAGTTTCGATCCGATTGGTCAATTTCGAACTCACTATCGGGTCAGCGGTAGTGGCGGGTTTCTGGCCGCGTTTTCGGGTGCGACTTTCCACGATGGACCTCAGGTCGATGCCAGCGGCACAACGGCCGACGGGGAGCACTTCGACGGCATCGAGGAATTCAAGCAGCATCTAGTTCGGGAAGAAGATCAGGTGGCTCGTCATTTCGTTTCGCAATTGATCGCCTACAGCACGGGCAGCGAGATACAGTTCGCGGATCGAATGACAGTCGACGGGATCTTGGAACAAAGCAAGAACAATCAATATCGCGTCCGAGACATCATTCACGCCGTGATTCAGAGTGAAGTATTTCGAATCAAATAG
- a CDS encoding protein kinase domain-containing protein — protein MASPDETLDQPLLVAIENDDEADSPVLPQEFGDYRLIRLLGKGGMGVVYEAERISTGRRVALKMLGAKFDSPDMRQRFLREGRMAAGVSHPNSVYVFGSEEIEGLPVITMEVVGGGTLQDVLSSRGRLPVVESVDAMLDIVDGLEAALAGDVLHRDIKPSNCFVDRDGRVKVGDFGLSVSAIASVDTFATQSGVALGTPAYAAPEQLRGDELDCRSDIYSVGATLFTLLAGDPPFQGNNPVQIVAAVLDQTPPKLDSLRVDVSPELVACVAKCLAKKPDQRYESYAALRAALLPHSSRLPDPEPAPVLRRAMAGMIDLSIAWLIPRAIVASNIGVLSLLEIRDQFVYWTVFLAIALCYLGYFALSEGVYGCSVGKWLLGMKVTCRRGRAIGVRKAILRAAIAFMSLQGMLFLQLAIEWSIEFGWSRPYWPRSVYAALYVFAMLIVFVLPMLTMRRTNQYATFWDWITDSRVVLNIGRAIPIETPTKTASEAVNLDVETIGPYQFIRYLREPSWIETLDPALQRLVWLRRRDHDEDRSDRQRVARHEVARSTRTRWLQSVSRSDGVWDAFAVAPGRPLRELLDVMKQHDRGGFDWQSTRHWLLDLTLEIASAVEDGTLPKRLSLDHVWITTQGRAVLLDQPFPPTNSAKVTESSSIDVTDNSGRQQFLSTVANCTLAYTIPIHAQGILRNLSTGSFDQLTFLAGSLRSLLTKPAKIDRGSRVTALLTLPLFLIAMSLLSVQATERTYRAAALHWTEQYPGLPPLSDVLRFRDQINTTAGTDVVGVHVAAHYAALRDQLNRTGGVQSVKATIGDNAAVMYLQRILNEPQEISPRELAVADRSVERFVGEQSDSLWLIGPTALYQWLVSMVALIAILQLPFLMIARTTLGQHVFSYAVVDSEGSSAGRLQLLVRWIITWTPVTVAMLASTYWPLSVLALVPWFAGLVFAIAHPQRGWQERWSRTWLVPR, from the coding sequence ATGGCGTCGCCTGATGAGACTCTCGACCAGCCATTGTTGGTGGCGATCGAGAATGACGATGAGGCGGATTCGCCAGTGCTGCCTCAAGAATTCGGTGACTATCGACTGATTCGGCTGCTCGGAAAAGGCGGCATGGGCGTCGTTTACGAAGCTGAGCGAATCTCAACGGGCCGACGCGTAGCGCTCAAAATGCTAGGCGCGAAGTTCGATTCCCCGGACATGCGACAGCGATTCTTGCGCGAGGGACGCATGGCCGCCGGGGTCAGTCACCCCAACAGCGTGTACGTTTTCGGATCAGAGGAGATCGAAGGTCTGCCGGTGATCACGATGGAAGTAGTTGGCGGTGGAACCTTGCAAGACGTGCTCAGCAGTCGCGGGCGATTGCCGGTTGTGGAGTCCGTCGATGCGATGTTGGATATCGTTGACGGATTGGAAGCCGCTTTGGCCGGCGATGTGCTCCACCGTGACATCAAGCCGTCCAACTGCTTTGTCGATCGAGATGGCCGAGTCAAGGTCGGTGACTTCGGGTTATCAGTTTCGGCAATTGCCTCCGTCGATACGTTTGCAACGCAAAGTGGAGTGGCGTTGGGCACACCGGCGTATGCTGCCCCCGAACAACTCCGCGGCGATGAATTGGATTGCCGAAGCGATATCTATTCTGTCGGCGCGACGCTGTTCACGTTGCTTGCCGGTGATCCTCCGTTTCAAGGCAACAATCCGGTGCAGATCGTTGCGGCGGTGCTGGACCAAACACCGCCCAAGTTAGACTCCCTACGCGTCGACGTTTCGCCAGAACTGGTAGCTTGCGTCGCGAAGTGTTTAGCCAAAAAGCCCGACCAACGATACGAAAGCTACGCGGCTCTTCGCGCGGCACTGCTGCCACATAGCTCGCGTTTGCCGGACCCCGAACCAGCCCCCGTGCTTCGTCGGGCGATGGCAGGAATGATTGACCTTTCGATCGCGTGGCTCATACCTCGCGCGATCGTTGCCTCCAATATTGGCGTACTCTCGTTGTTGGAGATCCGTGACCAGTTTGTTTACTGGACGGTGTTCTTGGCCATAGCATTGTGCTATCTCGGCTATTTTGCGTTGAGCGAAGGAGTGTATGGTTGCTCGGTCGGCAAATGGCTCTTAGGGATGAAGGTGACCTGTCGTCGCGGGCGTGCCATTGGCGTTCGCAAAGCGATCCTACGCGCTGCGATTGCCTTCATGTCACTACAAGGAATGTTGTTCCTGCAATTGGCGATAGAGTGGTCGATTGAGTTTGGTTGGAGTCGACCGTATTGGCCGAGGAGCGTCTACGCGGCGTTGTACGTTTTCGCCATGCTGATCGTCTTCGTTCTGCCAATGCTGACGATGCGCCGGACTAACCAGTACGCCACCTTTTGGGACTGGATCACCGATTCACGCGTCGTGCTCAACATCGGTCGTGCGATCCCGATTGAAACACCGACTAAGACGGCGTCTGAAGCCGTTAATTTGGATGTAGAGACGATTGGGCCTTACCAGTTCATTCGATACTTACGGGAACCAAGTTGGATCGAGACGTTGGATCCTGCATTGCAGCGATTGGTGTGGCTACGTCGTCGCGACCATGATGAAGATCGCTCTGATCGACAAAGGGTAGCTCGACACGAAGTGGCCCGGTCGACTCGTACCCGTTGGTTGCAAAGCGTCAGTCGATCCGATGGCGTTTGGGATGCGTTCGCTGTTGCACCAGGTCGACCGCTGCGTGAGCTCTTAGATGTCATGAAGCAGCATGATCGAGGTGGTTTTGATTGGCAGTCAACGCGTCACTGGTTGCTTGACCTAACGCTCGAAATCGCATCGGCCGTTGAGGACGGTACCCTGCCAAAGCGTCTTTCTCTTGATCATGTTTGGATCACAACGCAGGGGAGAGCAGTCTTGCTAGATCAACCGTTTCCGCCAACGAACTCAGCAAAGGTTACGGAATCAAGCTCAATTGACGTGACTGACAATTCCGGGCGACAACAATTTCTTAGTACGGTAGCCAATTGCACGCTGGCATACACGATACCGATCCACGCTCAGGGAATCCTGCGGAATCTATCCACCGGTTCGTTTGATCAGCTCACGTTTCTGGCGGGAAGCTTGAGGTCATTGTTGACCAAGCCGGCGAAGATTGATCGAGGCAGTCGCGTAACTGCTCTGCTAACGTTGCCTTTGTTTTTGATCGCAATGTCGCTCTTGTCGGTCCAAGCCACCGAACGGACCTACCGCGCTGCCGCGCTTCATTGGACAGAGCAGTACCCAGGGCTGCCTCCATTGAGCGATGTATTGCGGTTCCGCGATCAGATCAATACGACAGCGGGCACGGATGTCGTGGGAGTTCATGTCGCTGCTCACTATGCTGCGTTACGTGACCAGCTCAACAGAACCGGTGGCGTGCAGAGCGTGAAGGCGACCATCGGTGACAACGCGGCGGTGATGTATCTGCAACGTATACTTAACGAACCACAAGAAATCTCACCGCGTGAACTCGCTGTGGCAGATAGAAGTGTCGAGAGATTTGTTGGCGAACAATCAGATAGTCTGTGGTTGATTGGACCTACTGCACTCTATCAATGGCTAGTTAGTATGGTCGCTCTGATTGCAATTCTTCAGCTTCCATTCTTGATGATTGCGCGCACCACCCTTGGTCAACACGTGTTTAGCTACGCGGTCGTTGATAGCGAAGGCAGTTCTGCCGGGCGACTGCAACTGCTAGTCCGGTGGATAATCACCTGGACGCCGGTAACGGTTGCAATGCTTGCGAGTACGTATTGGCCTCTTTCTGTCCTAGCGTTGGTGCCATGGTTTGCCGGACTCGTGTTCGCCATTGCTCATCCACAACGAGGGTGGCAGGAACGGTGGAGCCGAACGTGGCTTGTTCCCCGTTAA
- a CDS encoding RNA polymerase sigma factor produces the protein MALEELCKAYWYPLYAFVRSRGHSANDAQDLTQAFFAKIIESNGLASADESRGRFRSYLLGAMKHFLSHQRERAASLKRGGGTQIIQFDSLDPEARYAVEPSVNEDLDAEFNRQWAQEITSRALDILRLEMTEAGKANLFAVLKVTLTGKEFDRSLAAEQLAISDGAAKVAIHRMRARYREVLRMMIAQTVADESEVDDEMRDLVKAL, from the coding sequence ATGGCTTTGGAAGAATTGTGTAAAGCTTACTGGTATCCGCTGTACGCCTTCGTGCGCAGTCGAGGCCACTCCGCAAATGATGCTCAGGATTTGACTCAGGCATTCTTTGCTAAGATTATCGAATCCAACGGACTTGCTTCGGCTGATGAATCGCGAGGTCGGTTTCGGTCGTATCTTCTCGGAGCGATGAAGCACTTTCTCTCACACCAACGCGAACGTGCTGCGTCGCTGAAACGCGGTGGTGGGACTCAGATCATCCAGTTCGATTCGCTTGATCCTGAAGCGCGATATGCGGTCGAGCCATCGGTGAATGAGGATTTGGATGCGGAGTTCAATCGCCAGTGGGCTCAAGAGATTACGTCACGGGCTCTCGATATTCTGCGGCTTGAAATGACGGAGGCCGGCAAGGCGAATCTCTTTGCGGTGTTAAAGGTGACACTAACTGGCAAGGAGTTTGATCGAAGTTTGGCAGCCGAGCAATTGGCCATCAGTGATGGAGCAGCGAAGGTTGCCATTCATCGAATGCGAGCACGTTATCGAGAAGTCTTGCGGATGATGATTGCTCAAACGGTAGCCGACGAATCGGAAGTGGACGACGAGATGCGTGACTTGGTGAAAGCTCTCTAG
- a CDS encoding sialate O-acetylesterase, whose product MLRFHTDLLAASRMAMHLSIALFGLSSSVLFHSTCQAEVRMPSVFGDHMVLQQQKPIHVWGWADANETVKVSLGQNSVTAEPDANGRWEAELPAMKASHDAATLVIEGDNRIEFQDVLVGEVWLCSGQSNMEWTVSSSDDAANEIASAKHPLIRHIKVPHVQSMVPLDDFEGSWQVCSPTTVGSFTAAGYFMARELLNELDVPVGLINSSWGGTRIEPWTPVAGFESEKSLHGILNSVLGRTAGTPQYESTLKKHVDATEAWLREAKSRTSNVPVKTSPEFPKSLKPFEQHQDPTMLFNAMIHPILGIAMRGAIWYQGESNLSDGAIYTDKMKALIGGWRQLWGQGDFPFYFVQIAPYRYGDLDPSRLPEFWEAQQEATAIANTGMVVVNDIAMLDDIHPTNKQDVGKRLALLALKNDYGKGVIAENPTMESMEIQGNTIRIRFANTGLGLKTRDGKPATHFEMIGSSSGGFQPANVTIQGDSVLLNSEKVQNPTAFRYSWHKLAEPNLTGSTGLPVGAMRGGDLPSFFKTVPHNDDYQLVYELDLSKLSANIEYNIDNSDEVKSFDRIGYYLQLGTSDSEADELFVTMDAFTDDVQKIGIPTISSGAHFQQPIVSMDVFSTSGKVTVGTGIETGNIEFWPNNYGPGNSAGVAKASSSDYDFGDQPSPPTDGYGCMQVHNTKAGQTIFAVNQWKAGAGADIGIGNSEGKTKDWTFNSNASSYKTKRMRIYVRPTK is encoded by the coding sequence ATGTTACGTTTTCACACTGATCTACTCGCCGCATCGCGCATGGCGATGCATCTTTCCATCGCCCTCTTTGGACTTTCGTCGAGCGTCCTTTTTCATTCAACGTGTCAAGCTGAAGTGCGAATGCCCTCGGTTTTCGGCGACCACATGGTTCTGCAACAACAAAAGCCCATCCACGTCTGGGGTTGGGCCGACGCGAATGAAACCGTGAAAGTTTCCCTTGGGCAAAATTCGGTCACGGCCGAGCCCGATGCAAACGGCAGGTGGGAAGCTGAACTTCCCGCGATGAAAGCTAGTCATGACGCAGCCACGTTGGTCATCGAGGGCGACAATCGCATCGAGTTCCAAGACGTTCTTGTGGGAGAAGTCTGGTTGTGCTCCGGTCAATCCAACATGGAATGGACAGTAAGTTCAAGTGACGATGCAGCGAATGAAATCGCATCCGCAAAGCACCCGCTAATTCGACATATCAAAGTCCCTCATGTCCAATCGATGGTTCCGCTCGACGACTTCGAAGGAAGTTGGCAAGTGTGTTCGCCAACGACGGTCGGTAGCTTCACGGCCGCAGGCTACTTCATGGCTCGCGAATTGCTGAACGAACTCGATGTACCGGTGGGTCTGATCAATTCGTCATGGGGCGGGACTCGAATTGAACCTTGGACCCCAGTAGCAGGATTCGAATCCGAGAAGTCGTTGCATGGAATTCTCAATTCAGTGCTGGGGCGAACCGCGGGAACGCCACAATACGAATCAACGTTGAAAAAGCACGTGGATGCTACCGAAGCTTGGCTACGTGAAGCGAAATCACGCACCTCAAACGTTCCCGTTAAAACGAGCCCTGAGTTTCCGAAGTCACTCAAACCATTCGAACAGCATCAAGACCCAACGATGCTTTTCAACGCAATGATTCATCCAATCCTCGGAATCGCGATGCGAGGTGCGATCTGGTATCAGGGTGAATCAAACCTCAGCGACGGGGCAATCTACACCGACAAAATGAAAGCACTGATCGGCGGATGGCGTCAACTTTGGGGCCAAGGCGATTTCCCTTTCTACTTTGTTCAAATTGCTCCTTACCGCTATGGCGACCTCGACCCTTCTCGCCTTCCCGAGTTCTGGGAGGCTCAGCAGGAAGCGACCGCAATTGCCAACACGGGGATGGTGGTCGTCAACGACATTGCCATGCTTGATGACATTCACCCAACGAATAAGCAAGACGTTGGCAAACGACTGGCTCTACTAGCGCTTAAGAATGACTACGGCAAAGGTGTCATCGCCGAAAACCCCACGATGGAATCTATGGAAATACAAGGCAACACCATCCGGATTCGGTTTGCCAACACGGGGTTGGGGTTGAAAACCCGCGACGGAAAACCCGCGACTCATTTCGAGATGATCGGATCGTCGTCAGGCGGTTTTCAACCGGCAAACGTTACGATCCAAGGCGACAGCGTTTTGCTCAACTCCGAAAAGGTTCAGAACCCGACCGCTTTTCGTTATTCTTGGCACAAGTTGGCTGAGCCGAACTTGACCGGTTCTACTGGACTTCCTGTGGGCGCCATGAGAGGTGGCGACTTGCCGTCCTTCTTCAAGACAGTCCCTCACAACGACGACTACCAACTCGTCTACGAACTCGACCTCTCAAAGCTCTCCGCCAACATCGAGTACAACATCGATAATAGCGACGAAGTAAAGTCGTTCGATCGGATTGGATACTACTTGCAACTGGGAACATCAGATTCCGAGGCCGATGAATTGTTTGTAACGATGGATGCCTTCACCGACGACGTTCAAAAAATCGGCATACCTACGATTAGCTCGGGTGCACACTTCCAACAACCGATTGTTTCGATGGACGTGTTTTCCACTTCCGGCAAAGTTACCGTTGGGACGGGGATCGAAACGGGCAATATAGAATTTTGGCCCAACAACTACGGCCCGGGCAACTCCGCGGGTGTCGCAAAGGCGTCGTCTTCCGACTACGACTTTGGCGATCAACCGTCACCTCCCACCGACGGTTACGGGTGTATGCAAGTCCACAACACCAAAGCAGGCCAAACCATCTTTGCGGTCAACCAGTGGAAAGCGGGCGCAGGAGCCGACATCGGTATCGGCAACAGCGAAGGAAAGACGAAAGACTGGACCTTCAACTCGAACGCTTCGTCCTACAAGACCAAGCGAATGCGAATTTACGTGCGGCCAACCAAGTGA
- a CDS encoding sulfatase family protein → MRHVLILVVLSIVASQLLAAEKPDARPNILFVFSDDHALEAISAYGGRFKDIAPTPNLDRIAREGALFENSFCANSICGPSRACILTGKHSHVNGFRQNSDRFDGDQWCFHKDLGQVGYSTSIIGKWHLGGTPKGFDHWEIFPGQGSYYNPDFLTMDGKRHRENGYATDLVTDKAIDWLNRRDKSKPFLLMCQHKAPHRTFAPALRHLSALDGVKFPEPASLFDDYSTRSSVLGQNQMSIANHLRWTYDLKVRPTEHKGIVLPGPDKGFAIEYQRMNDDQKQAWDQHFAPLNQKFIADFQDGKYSDRTDLTKWLYQRYMQNYLSTIKAVDESVGRLLAYLDDNGLTENTIVIYSSDQGFYLGEHGWYDKRWMFEESFKMPLMVRWPGVVKPGIQPQALVQNIDYAPTFLDVAGVAIPDEVQGRSLLPILSDAGHRPSDWRESLYYHYYESGGEHNVPEHDGVRTDRYKLIHFIETDEWNLFDLEADPHEMNNLYDHPESKDLREQLTRELQRLRDQYQVSSEPVLEPVQ, encoded by the coding sequence GTGAGACATGTATTGATTCTCGTTGTGTTGTCGATCGTTGCCTCGCAGTTGCTTGCCGCTGAGAAACCGGACGCTCGGCCAAATATCCTGTTTGTGTTTTCTGACGATCACGCGTTAGAAGCCATCTCGGCCTACGGCGGACGGTTCAAGGACATTGCTCCGACTCCCAATCTCGATCGTATTGCTCGAGAAGGCGCTCTCTTTGAAAACTCTTTTTGTGCCAATTCGATATGTGGGCCATCGAGAGCCTGCATTTTGACGGGGAAGCATTCCCACGTGAATGGCTTTCGACAAAACAGCGACCGCTTTGACGGCGACCAATGGTGTTTCCACAAAGATCTGGGCCAGGTCGGCTATTCCACCTCGATCATCGGGAAGTGGCATTTGGGTGGAACGCCTAAAGGCTTTGACCACTGGGAGATCTTTCCGGGGCAAGGCAGCTATTACAATCCCGACTTTCTTACGATGGACGGAAAACGACATCGAGAAAATGGGTACGCAACCGATTTGGTAACCGACAAAGCGATTGATTGGTTGAACCGTCGTGACAAGTCAAAGCCGTTCTTGTTGATGTGCCAGCACAAGGCACCGCATCGTACGTTCGCACCAGCGCTGCGACACCTGTCGGCGTTAGACGGCGTTAAGTTTCCAGAACCGGCTAGCCTTTTCGACGACTATTCCACACGGTCTTCGGTATTAGGCCAGAATCAAATGTCGATCGCCAACCATCTTCGCTGGACGTACGACTTGAAGGTGCGACCGACGGAACACAAAGGTATTGTTTTGCCAGGTCCCGACAAGGGATTTGCCATTGAGTACCAACGAATGAATGATGATCAAAAACAGGCTTGGGATCAGCACTTTGCCCCACTCAATCAAAAGTTCATCGCTGACTTTCAAGATGGCAAGTACAGTGATCGGACTGATTTGACTAAGTGGCTGTACCAGCGGTACATGCAGAACTACTTATCGACAATCAAGGCGGTCGACGAGTCGGTCGGACGCTTGTTGGCCTATCTCGATGACAATGGACTAACCGAAAACACCATCGTTATCTACTCGTCAGACCAGGGCTTCTATCTTGGCGAGCACGGTTGGTACGACAAACGGTGGATGTTTGAGGAATCGTTCAAAATGCCATTGATGGTCCGTTGGCCGGGCGTAGTCAAACCCGGTATACAACCGCAAGCGCTTGTGCAGAACATTGACTATGCGCCCACGTTTTTAGACGTGGCGGGTGTTGCGATCCCCGACGAGGTGCAAGGGCGTTCGTTGTTGCCGATCTTATCTGACGCGGGACATCGTCCGAGCGACTGGCGTGAATCGCTCTATTATCATTACTACGAGAGTGGCGGTGAACACAACGTGCCCGAACACGACGGCGTGCGAACCGATCGATACAAACTGATTCACTTTATCGAGACCGATGAATGGAACCTGTTTGACCTCGAAGCAGATCCTCATGAGATGAACAATCTATATGATCATCCTGAGAGCAAGGATCTGCGGGAACAGTTGACGCGCGAGCTTCAACGCCTTCGCGACCAATATCAGGTCTCGTCGGAACCGGTGCTAGAACCAGTGCAGTAA